From a region of the Mauremys mutica isolate MM-2020 ecotype Southern chromosome 12, ASM2049712v1, whole genome shotgun sequence genome:
- the LOC123346265 gene encoding olfactory receptor 14A16-like gives MSNQTAVTEFLLMGFSDVRELQILHFVVFLLLYLISLLGNLLIGIAIALDHHLHTPMYFFLMNLSILDLGSVSVTIPKSMANSLMNTRSISYSGCVAQVFLLVFFASTDYAILTVMAYDRYVAICQPLHYETVMNRRACVQMAASAWVSVILYSAVHTGNTFAVSFCGGNVLDQFFCEIPQLLKLDCSDSDLSEVGFLIFSLFLCLSCFVFIIVSYVQIFTTVFRIPSEQGRHKAFSTCLPHLIVVSLFVGTSTFAYLKPIFSSPSVRNLMVAVLYSVLPPMMNPVIYSMRNKELKSALSKLKGWRLFIKN, from the coding sequence atgtccaaccaaaccgCTGTGACTGAGTTCCTTCTCatgggattctctgatgttcgggagctgcagattttacactttgtggtgtttctacTGCTTTACCTGATATCCCTGCTGGGGAACCTTCTCATCGGCATAGCCATAGCCCTTGACCAccatcttcacacccccatgtacttcttcctcatGAATCTGTCCATCCTAGACCTTGGCTCTGTCTctgtcaccatccccaaatccatggccaactccctcatgaacaccagATCGATTTCTTATTCTGGATGTGTTGCCCAAGTCTTTCTCCTCGTCTTCTTTGCTTCAACAGATTATGCCATACTGACCGTTATGGCATATGATCGATAcgtcgccatctgccaaccactgcactatgagactgtgatgaacaggagagcttgtgtccaaatggcagccagtgcctgggtCAGTGTTATTCTCTACTCTGCAGTGCACACTGGAAACACGTTTGCAGTATCCTTCTGTGGAGGCAACGTGctggatcagttcttctgtgaaatcccccagctcctcaaGCTTGACTGCTCTGACTCAGACCTCAGTGAAGTTGGGTTTCTCATCTTTAGTTTATTTTTATGCTTAAGCTGCTTTGTTTTCATAATTGTttcatatgttcagatcttcaccaCAGTGTTtagaatcccctctgagcagggccgtcataaagccttctccacctgcctccctcacctcattgtggtctccTTGTTTGTTGGCACTTCCACTTTTGCATACCTGAAACCCATCTTCAGCTCTCCATCAGTTCGGAATCTCATGGTGGCCGTTCTCTATTCTGTGTTGCCACCAATGATGAATCCggtcatctacagcatgaggaacaaggagctCAAAAGTGCACTGAGTAAACTGAAAGGTTGGAGGTTATTTATTAAGAATTAA